A single genomic interval of Cucumis sativus cultivar 9930 chromosome 5, Cucumber_9930_V3, whole genome shotgun sequence harbors:
- the LOC101221536 gene encoding ethylene-responsive transcription factor ERF022: protein MTQAQPRHLGASGSITKPFRGVRKRSWGRYVSEIRLPGKKTRVWLGSFASPEMAARAYDSAAAFLRGTSAILNFPDSVSSLPQPESCSREHIQLAAAKAAAQVRTMETMEGDGDQQGTRSGWSSTMFEQVKEVPLLSPLRLGLLGFGPALNEEDPLLLLPTYF, encoded by the coding sequence ATGACTCAAGCTCAACCGCGGCATCTCGGAGCTAGCGGTTCGATTACGAAGCCCTTTCGAGGGGTTCGCAAGCGGAGTTGGGGTCGCTATGTTTCCGAGATACGGCTACCGGGGAAGAAGACGCGAGTATGGCTTGGCTCCTTTGCCTCCCCCGAGATGGCGGCACGTGCCTATGACTCCGCAGCAGCATTCTTGAGAGGTACCTCTGCCATTCTCAACTTCCCTGACTCTGTGAGCTCGCTCCCACAACCGGAGTCGTGCTCGAGAGAACACATTCAATTGGCAGCAGCAAAGGCAGCGGCGCAAGTGAGGACGATGGAGACGATGGAGGGTGATGGAGATCAACAAGGGACGAGAAGCGGATGGAGTTCGACGATGTTCGAGCAAGTGAAGGAAGTACCATTGTTGAGTCCATTGAGGTTGGGTCTACTTGGCTTTGGACCAGCCTTGAATGAAGAAGACCCTTTGTTGTTGTTACCAAcctatttctaa
- the LOC101221300 gene encoding protein BEARSKIN2 — protein MGSSGGGSGGGGGGVPPGFRFHPTDEELLHYYLKKKVSFQKFDMEVVREVDLNKIEPWDLQEKCRIGSTPQNEWYFFSHKDRKYPTGSRTNRATNAGFWKATGRDKCIRNSYKKIGMRKTLVFYRGRAPHGQKTDWIMHEYRLEDADDPLSNNSEDGWVVCRVFKKKNLFKVTNEGMGGGGGTSSANSDQHLNNNNAHSSASIATPHTFLHRESQYQLRQPQQNYASHPTFELNKSDLALHYIPTPPQPSHFPHHHLFHPNLSTIKPGLPTSSSAYDYPALSSLPPDTPLMAKQLMSNNPETSQPTDGITEPWAMLDRLVTSHLGNENSSKDVRFDDEHGSSSVSQINQLSLRGEIMDFWGYAK, from the exons ATGGGCTCCTCAGGTGGTGGTAGTGGCGGTGGCGGTGGCGGCGTTCCTCCTGGTTTTCGGTTCCATCCGACCGATGAAGAGCTCCTTCATTACTACTTGAAGAAGAAGGTATCGTTTCAAAAATTCGACATGGAAGTCGTTCGAGAGGTCGATTTGAACAAGATCGAACCTTGGGACTTGCAAG AGAAATGCAGAATAGGGTCGACACCACAAAACGAGTGGTACTTTTTCAGCCACAAGGATAGGAAGTACCCAACGGGGTCAAGAACCAACAGAGCCACCAACGCAGGGTTCTGGAAAGCCACCGGACGTGACAAATGCATTAGAAACTCATACAAGAAGATCGGAATGCGTAAGACATTGGTGTTCTACCGTGGGAGAGCTCCTCACGGCCAGAAAACTGATTGGATAATGCATGAATATCGCCTTGAGGATGCCGATGACCCTCTTTCCAATAATTCT GAGGATGGGTGGGTTGTTTGTCGAGTtttcaagaagaagaatctATTCAAAGTGACAAATGAAGGAATGGGAGGAGGAGGCGGTACATCAAGCGCGAACTCCGATCAACATCTTAACAATAATAACGCTCATTCCTCAGCCTCAATCGCCACACCACACACATTCCTGCATAGAGAATCTCAATACCAACTCCGCCAACCCCAACAAAACTACGCATCTCATCCTACATTTGAGCTCAACAAATCCGACCTAGCCCTCCACTACATCCCAACCCCACCTCAACCTTCACATTTCCCCCACCACCATCTCTTTCACCCTAACCTTTCCACCATCAAGCCCGGCCTCCCCACCTCGTCTTCCGCCTACGACTACCCAGCCCTCTCGTCCTTGCCACCCGACACCCCCCTCATGGCGAAACAACTCATGTCTAATAACCCTGAAACCAGCCAACCGACTGATGGTATAACTGAGCCCTGGGCCATGCTGGATCGACTGGTTACATCTCATCTTGGGAATGAAAATTCGAGTAAGGACGTGAGGTTCGACGATGAACATGGGTCGTCGTCGGTTAGCCAAATCAATCAGCTTTCGTTGAGGGGGGAGATAATGGACTTTTGGGGGTATgctaaataa
- the LOC101221062 gene encoding pentatricopeptide repeat-containing protein At1g33350: protein MGSVLLFDRFITSKRLRVWLSLRIISKAIGRSMSSVSIHPHLNQLFVAALEKCSNLNHLKQLQGFLISHGHSQTQFFAFKLVRFCNLTLADLCYARYIFDNLTSPNVFLYTAMITAYASYPDPKAAFLLYRNMVRRGAIRPNNFIYPHVLRSCPDVLGSNATKMVHTQVLKSGFGGYPVVQTAIVDSYSRFSSDIGSARQMFDEMLERTVVSWTAMISGYARLGNFDSAIELFESMPERDVPAWNALIAGCAQNGFFCEAIWLFKRMVLLALEGNNNDRENKPNKTTLGSALSACGHTGMLHLGKWIHGYVFKTYPGQDSFISNALLDMYGKCGNLKVARRVFDMITLKNLTSWNSLINCLALHGHSGSAIDLFAELIHCGDGVKPNEVTFVGVLNACTHGGLVEKGYSYFEMMRRDYDIEPQIEHFGCLIDLLGRAGRFEEAMEVVRGMNIEPDEVVWGSLLNACKIHGRSDLAEYSVKKLIEMDPKNGGYRIMLANIYAEFGKWDEVRKVRRLLKEKNAYKTPGCSWIEVDNQVYQFYSFDMSHPSVEEIYKTLESMISFM, encoded by the coding sequence ATGGGTTCGGTTCTTCTATTTGACCGATTCATAACTTCAAAACGTCTCCGGGTTTGGTTGAGTTTAAGAATTATTTCGAAGGCAATTGGAAGAAGCATGTCGTCGGTTTCAATACATCCCCATTTGAATCAATTGTTTGTAGCAGCGCTTGAAAAATGCAGTAATCTCAATCATCTCAAGCAACTTCAAGGATTTCTTATTTCACACGGTCATTCACAAACGCAGTTCTTCGCCTTCAAGCTTGTTCGCTTTTGCAACCTTACTCTTGCTGACTTATGTTATGCTCGCTACATTTTTGATAATCTAACTTCCCCAAATGTTTTTCTCTATACTGCAATGATCACAGCTTATGCCTCATATCCCGATCCTAAAGCCGCGTTTCTTTTGTACCGTAATATGGTCCGCCGTGGAGCCATTCGACCGAACAATTTTATCTACCCCCATGTCCTTAGATCTTGCCCTGATGTTTTGGGGTCCAATGCCACGAAAATGGTTCATACCCAGGTTCTGAAATCTGGATTTGGTGGATACCCAGTTGTTCAAACGGCCATTGTTGATTCCTATTCGCGGTTCTCTTCGGATATTGGGAGTGCAAGACAGATGTTCGATGAAATGCTAGAGAGAACTGTAGTGTCTTGGACGGCCATGATTTCAGGGTATGCGAGGCTTGGGAACTTTGATAGTGCAATTGAGTTGTTTGAAAGTATGCCGGAGAGGGATGTCCCTGCTTGGAATGCTCTTATTGCTGGTTGTGCTCAAAATGGATTCTTCTGTGAAGCGATTTGGTTGTTCAAAAGAATGGTTTTATTGGCACTAGAGGGTAATAATAATGATCGTGAAAATAAGCCGAATAAGACCACACTTGGATCTGCACTATCAGCTTGTGGACATACTGGGATGCTTCATCTTGGTAAGTGGATTCATggttatgttttcaaaacttatcCTGGTCAGGATTCGTTTATCTCAAATGCTTTGCTAGATATGTATGGAAAATGTGGCAATTTAAAAGTTGCGAGGAGAGTTTTTGACATGATTACTTTAAAAAACTTGACATCATGGAATTCCTTGATAAATTGTCTTGCACTCCATGGCCATAGTGGAAGTGCAATTGATTTGTTTGCAGAGTTGATTCATTGTGGGGATGGTGTAAAACCAAATGAGGTTACCTTTGTGGGTGTGTTGAATGCTTGTACTCACGGAGGATTAGTTGAAAAAGGTTACTCATACTTTGAAATGATGAGGCGGGATTACGATATCGAGCCTCAGATTGAACACTTTGGGTGCTTGATAGACCTTCTGGGCCGTGCAGGGCGGTTTGAGGAAGCAATGGAAGTTGTGCGCGGCATGAATATTGAACCAGATGAGGTTGTATGGGGTTCTTTACTAAATGCATGCAAAATCCATGGTCGTTCAGATTTAGCTGAATACTCGGTGAAAAAGTTGATCGAGATGGATCCAAAAAATGGCGGTTATAGAATTATGCTAGCTAATATATATGCCGAGTTTGGAAAGTGGGATGAGGTTCGGAAGGTTCGTAGGCTTTTGAAGGAGAAAAATGCTTATAAAACACCAGGTTGCAGTTGGATTGAGGTAGATAATCAGGTTTATCAGTTCTATTCTTTTGACATGTCACATCCCAGTGTAGaagaaatatacaaaactTTAGAAAGTATGATCAGCTttatgtaa
- the LOC101218610 gene encoding 22.0 kDa class IV heat shock protein, which yields MAESKAIQLIFSTIFIFAFLLTSSHPSLLPFIDPFGILEQTPFGLLENENKDVLQQQPLPPARVDWKETAESHEIMVDVPGMNKEELKIELDEENRVLKVIGERKREEEKQSDHWHRLERSYGKFWRQLRLPVNADLESVKAKLENGVLKISLLKLSQEKIKGPRVVGILDEQPPAGEMNKSGAAKQEL from the coding sequence ATGGCAGAATCAAAGGCAATACAACTCATCTTCTCCACAATCTTCATCTTTGCTTTTCTACTTACCTCATCCCATCCTTCCCTTCTTCCATTCATCGACCCTTTTGGGATTCTGGAACAAACCCCATTTGGATTACTCGAAAACGAAAACAAAGATGTTCTGCAACAACAACCACTCCCGCCGGCTAGAGTTGACTGGAAAGAGACCGCGGAGAGTCACGAGATCATGGTGGATGTGCCGGGAATGAACAAGGAGGAGCTGAAGATTGAATTAGACGAAGAAAACAGGGTTCTGAAAGTGATAggagagaggaaaagagaagaggagaaacAGAGTGATCATTGGCATAGATTGGAACGAAGCTATGGAAAATTCTGGAGGCAATTGCGGTTGCCCGTTAATGCGGATTTGGAGTCCGTTAAAGCAAAGCTTGAGAATGGGGTTCTTAAGATCAGTTTGTTGAAGCTTTCGCAGGAGAAGATTAAGGGTCCGAGAGTGGTGGGGATTTTGGATGAACAACCGCCGGCGGGAGAGATGAACAAATCCGGTGCGGCCAAGCAGGAGTTGTGA
- the LOC101218850 gene encoding probable beta-1,3-galactosyltransferase 8, translating to MRGKPMNGKLTLVLCFASFLAGSLFTGRNRIQTKDPQFHNHFENLEAATPDCDHKRKLVESNDQDIMVEVTKTHQALQSLEKTFGNWEMEMALSRTNGRNSRPLPPEKAFVVIGINTAFSSKKRRDSIRETWMPRGESLKKMEKEKGIVVRFVIGKSGRPGGALDRAIDEEEEEHGDFLRLRHVEDYHQLSTKTRLYFTTAVALWAAEFYVKVDDDVHVNLGALVTALERHRSKPRIYMGCMKSGPVLSQKGLKYHEPEHWKFGEEGNEYFRHATGQIYAISKDLAAYISLNFPILHRYANEDVSLGAWLIGLEVEHVDDRSMCCGTPPDCEAKSNGGNVCVATFDWSCSGICESVERMKEVHKLCGEDNGAIWNVAV from the exons ATGAGGGGAAAGCCAATGAATGGTAAACTCACCTTGGTCCTATGCTTTGCAAGCTTTCTTGCAGGATCACTCTTCACTGGACGCAACAGAATTCAAACCAAAGATCCTCAGTTTCATAACCACTTTGAAAATCTTGAAGCAGCCACTCCAGATTGTGATCATAAACGA AAATTAGTGGAATCGAATGACCAGGATATTATGGTGGAAGTTACAAAAACACATCAAGCACTTCA ATCTCTGGAGAAAACGTTCGGAAATTGGGAGATGGAAATGGCGTTATCTCGAACGAACGGGAGGAATTCGAGGCCGCTCCCGCCAGAGAAGGCGTTTGTGGTGATCGGAATCAATACGGCCTTCAGTAGCAAGAAACGCCGAGACTCGATTCGAGAAACGTGGATGCCTCGAG GAGAATCgttgaagaaaatggagaaagaaaaggggatTGTAGTTCGATTCGTGATAGGAAAGAGTGGAAGGCCAGGTGGAGCATTAGATAGAGCGATAGatgaggaggaagaggaaCATGGTGACTTTCTACGGCTGAGGCATGTGGAAGATTATCATCAATTGTCGACGAAGACACGGCTGTATTTCACAACGGCGGTGGCTCTTTGGGCGGCAGAGTTCTACGTGAAGGTTGACGACGATGTTCATGTCAATTTGG GGGCGTTGGTGACAGCGCTAGAACGGCATCGGTCCAAGCCCAGGATTTACATGGGCTGCATGAAGTCAGGCCCAGTTCTCTCTCAAAA GGGATTAAAGTATCATGAGCCAGAGCATTGGAAATTTGGAGAAGAAGGGAATGAGTATTTTAGGCATGCCACTGGCCAAATCTATGCCATTTCTAAAGACCTTGCTGCCTACATTTCACTTAATTT TCCCATATTACATCGATATGCGAATGAAGACGTGTCGTTGGGAGCTTGGTTAATTGGCTTAGAAGTCGAACACGTCGATGATCGTTCCATGTGTTGTGGAACTCCTCCAG atTGTGAGGCAAAATCAAATGGAGGGAATGTGTGCGTGGCGACATTCGATTGGTCGTGCAGTGGGATTTGTGAATCTGTGGAGAGAATGAAGGAAGTTCATAAGTTATGTGGAGAGGACAATGGAGCTATTTGGAACGTCGCCGTTTAA